In one window of Candidatus Limnocylindrales bacterium DNA:
- a CDS encoding molybdopterin-dependent oxidoreductase, with translation MLHRLPPELEADQYSQQHNQLEDHADGRVGSESATRTVFRSCSLCEAACGLVFEVAGQPGAERIVSVRPDHDDVHSKGYICPKGIAMAAVHHDPDRLRTPMRRRADGEFEPITWDEAFDLVGERLLAIRREHGNDSIASYFGNPVTHNHGALLMRNGFQKALGSRNSFSAGSQDTSPRFAASHYLYGSSLVIPVPDVDRSDYFLCIGANPLISQGSAMAGADVKNRIRAIRERGGKVVVVDPRRSETAKEADELVQIRPGGDASFLLAFVKLVVDRSGVPAAVRAMLDGWDAVAARLERLDVSAAARHAGVEVAVLERLAQEFTQALRPVAYTRIGVCNNRFGTLATFAGDLLDIVAGRLGAAGGAMFTTPALDAALLAHVGKMDGHARWHSRIRKLPETVGDLPAACLAEEIEAPGDGQIRALITYAGNPALSLPNGRRVTAALEKLDFMVSIDIYLNETTRHADVILPPAWSLAEDHIDAVVPMISIRNIARWSPPVVSKQPGELADWEILHELALRLGGGPFGLKALDSLYRIGRHAGWKWTPDSSVDLVLRMGPRGDRFNPWSSGLSLKKLRAATHGLDLGALEEGVAHRIFHKDGKIHVGAAPFLAAMDELIEKLQTPHQQDELLLVGRRELRTNNSWMHNVPSLVSGRGRCVLFVHPDDARSAGIEDNSDVLLTSRVHSGPVRIKITDEMRPGVVSLPHGYGHAASARWQRVAGAHAGVSVNDWTDDSEVEGIVGQSILNGVSVRLSPLPQEAAA, from the coding sequence ATGCTTCACCGACTGCCTCCCGAGCTCGAGGCCGACCAGTACAGTCAGCAGCACAACCAGCTGGAGGACCACGCCGACGGACGGGTCGGCAGCGAATCCGCCACCCGGACCGTCTTCCGGAGCTGTTCGCTCTGCGAGGCGGCATGCGGCCTGGTCTTCGAAGTCGCCGGCCAGCCGGGCGCCGAGCGCATCGTCTCGGTCCGCCCCGACCACGACGACGTGCACTCGAAGGGCTACATCTGCCCGAAGGGCATCGCGATGGCTGCGGTTCACCACGACCCCGATCGCCTTCGCACCCCGATGCGACGGCGCGCCGACGGCGAGTTCGAGCCAATCACGTGGGACGAAGCGTTCGATCTCGTCGGCGAGCGGCTGCTCGCGATCCGCCGCGAGCACGGCAACGACTCGATCGCGAGCTACTTCGGAAATCCCGTCACGCACAATCATGGCGCGCTCTTGATGCGCAACGGATTCCAGAAGGCGCTCGGCTCACGCAACTCGTTCAGCGCCGGGTCGCAGGATACGAGCCCGCGCTTTGCCGCTTCGCACTATCTTTACGGGAGCTCGCTCGTCATTCCGGTGCCGGACGTCGATCGCTCGGACTACTTCCTGTGCATCGGCGCGAATCCGCTGATCTCGCAGGGAAGCGCGATGGCCGGAGCGGACGTGAAAAACCGCATTCGCGCGATCCGCGAGCGCGGAGGCAAAGTCGTCGTCGTCGATCCGCGCCGCAGCGAGACCGCGAAGGAGGCCGACGAGCTCGTGCAGATCCGTCCCGGCGGCGACGCGTCGTTCCTTCTGGCGTTCGTCAAGCTCGTCGTCGATCGGAGCGGCGTTCCAGCCGCGGTGCGGGCAATGCTCGACGGCTGGGATGCCGTCGCGGCGCGACTCGAGCGGCTCGACGTATCCGCGGCCGCGCGCCACGCCGGCGTGGAGGTGGCCGTCCTCGAACGGCTCGCGCAGGAATTCACCCAGGCTTTGCGGCCGGTCGCCTACACGCGCATCGGCGTGTGCAACAACCGTTTCGGAACGCTCGCGACGTTCGCCGGCGATCTTCTCGACATCGTCGCCGGCCGCCTTGGTGCCGCCGGCGGCGCAATGTTCACGACGCCCGCGCTCGACGCCGCACTGCTCGCGCACGTCGGCAAAATGGACGGCCACGCGCGCTGGCACAGCCGCATCCGCAAGCTTCCCGAAACCGTCGGCGATCTGCCCGCCGCGTGCCTTGCCGAAGAAATCGAAGCACCGGGCGACGGCCAGATCCGCGCGCTGATCACGTACGCCGGCAATCCGGCCCTGTCGCTTCCGAACGGTCGGCGCGTAACGGCCGCGCTCGAAAAACTCGACTTCATGGTATCGATCGACATCTATCTGAACGAGACGACGCGGCACGCGGACGTGATTCTGCCTCCCGCATGGTCGCTCGCCGAGGACCACATCGATGCGGTGGTGCCGATGATTTCGATCCGCAACATCGCGCGCTGGTCACCGCCGGTCGTCAGCAAGCAGCCCGGTGAGCTTGCCGACTGGGAGATCCTGCACGAGCTCGCGCTGCGCCTCGGCGGCGGGCCGTTCGGACTGAAGGCTCTCGATTCGCTGTACCGCATCGGCCGGCACGCCGGCTGGAAATGGACGCCCGACAGCTCCGTCGATCTCGTGCTGCGCATGGGACCGCGCGGCGACCGGTTCAACCCGTGGTCGAGCGGGCTGTCGCTGAAGAAGCTCCGGGCCGCGACGCACGGTCTCGATCTCGGCGCGCTCGAAGAAGGCGTCGCGCATCGCATCTTCCACAAGGACGGGAAGATCCACGTCGGCGCGGCTCCGTTTCTCGCTGCGATGGACGAGCTCATCGAAAAGCTCCAGACGCCGCATCAGCAGGATGAGCTTCTGCTCGTCGGACGGCGCGAGCTGCGGACCAACAACTCGTGGATGCACAACGTGCCGTCTCTGGTCTCGGGCCGCGGCCGCTGCGTGCTGTTCGTGCACCCGGACGACGCGCGGAGCGCCGGCATCGAAGACAACAGCGACGTCTTGCTGACGAGCCGCGTCCACAGCGGCCCGGTGCGCATCAAGATCACCGACGAGATGCGTCCCGGCGTCGTCAGCCTGCCGCACGGCTACGGTCATGCGGCGTCGGCCAGGTGGCAGCGCGTCGCCGGCGCGCACGCGGGAGTATCCGTCAACGACTGGACCGACGACTCCGAGGTCGAAGGGATCGTCGGCCAGTCGATCCTGAACGGTGTTTCGGTGCGGCTGTCGCCGCTGCCGCAGGAAGCGGCCGCTTAG
- the hisA gene encoding 1-(5-phosphoribosyl)-5-[(5-phosphoribosylamino)methylideneamino]imidazole-4-carboxamide isomerase — MLILPAIDIRGGRCVRLVQGDYAKETVFGDDPAEMAERWLAEGAEAIHIVDLDGARDGTATNREAVLAILRTALVAGRGVVTELGGGIRTLVDVERWLEVGLSRVIVGTAAVEDPNFVGEAARLWPGRVWVGIDARGGKVATRGWMETTSVDATLLARDMESRGAAGIVFTDIERDGTGKGVSVESTARLAEALSIPVIASGGVHSANDVTRIRSVASSGIEGVIVGRALYDGDVRLCDLLAAAAG, encoded by the coding sequence GTGCTGATTTTACCGGCAATCGACATCCGCGGCGGGCGCTGCGTCAGGCTCGTGCAGGGCGATTACGCGAAGGAAACCGTCTTCGGCGACGACCCCGCCGAGATGGCCGAGCGCTGGCTCGCCGAAGGCGCCGAGGCGATCCACATCGTCGACCTCGACGGCGCACGCGACGGTACCGCAACCAACCGCGAAGCCGTGCTCGCGATCCTGCGTACGGCGCTCGTCGCAGGCCGCGGTGTCGTCACCGAGCTCGGCGGCGGCATCCGGACCCTCGTCGACGTCGAACGCTGGCTCGAAGTCGGCCTTTCGCGCGTCATCGTCGGCACCGCGGCAGTCGAGGATCCGAACTTCGTCGGAGAGGCGGCGCGCCTGTGGCCGGGCCGCGTGTGGGTCGGCATCGATGCGCGCGGCGGCAAGGTTGCCACGCGCGGCTGGATGGAAACCACGTCGGTCGATGCGACCCTGCTCGCGCGGGACATGGAGTCGCGCGGCGCGGCCGGCATCGTCTTTACCGACATCGAGCGCGATGGCACCGGAAAGGGAGTATCGGTTGAATCGACCGCGCGACTCGCCGAAGCGCTGTCGATCCCGGTCATCGCATCGGGCGGAGTTCATTCGGCGAACGACGTGACGCGGATACGCAGCGTGGCATCGTCGGGAATCGAAGGCGTCATCGTCGGCCGCGCGCTCTACGACGGCGACGTGCGGCTTTGCGATCTGCTTGCAGCTGCCGCAGGCTGA
- a CDS encoding tetratricopeptide repeat protein: protein MIGRATEITVLAVTAALALAGSGLVREGQAVPTARPGVATSPTVAFLKARAVEDPLDYVAHNRLASSYVKLLRDSGEFAYLELAAVEARASLAAVPAERNPGGLSALALVDFESHDFAGALSSAERAYRIDPNNTGALALCGDAELELGNYENAARIYDQLGTDAASAPVLARRARLAELHGHTEDAGRLLAQAGDQDGWYHVRRGELLFRAGDLDGAEREYSKAPQSFAQLDHLAELRAAQGRYDEAVAAYSGLFERSGRAETLQALGDLYSFRGQPEQAKPWYDRARAAYLDSVAAGNNHYLHHLAEFYCDSEEDPAEALRWARKDLQVRHSIYAWDALAWALYKSGDFAGARDASAKATALGTRDAHLLYHAAMISLRTGDAEKGRSLLQQVLVVNPAYNRFHVHR, encoded by the coding sequence ATGATCGGACGCGCAACTGAGATCACCGTGCTCGCCGTAACAGCGGCCCTGGCGCTGGCGGGATCCGGGCTCGTTCGCGAGGGCCAGGCCGTGCCGACAGCACGGCCTGGCGTCGCAACCAGCCCGACGGTGGCCTTCCTCAAGGCTCGCGCGGTCGAGGATCCTCTCGACTACGTTGCCCACAACCGGCTCGCGTCGAGTTACGTCAAGCTTCTGCGCGACAGCGGCGAGTTTGCGTACCTCGAGCTGGCCGCAGTCGAAGCCCGCGCGTCGCTCGCGGCCGTACCCGCCGAGCGCAATCCCGGCGGATTGTCCGCTCTCGCACTGGTGGATTTCGAATCGCATGACTTCGCCGGTGCGCTGTCGTCCGCGGAGCGTGCGTACCGGATCGATCCGAACAACACCGGCGCGCTCGCACTCTGCGGAGACGCCGAGCTCGAGCTCGGCAACTACGAGAACGCGGCAAGGATCTACGATCAGCTCGGCACCGACGCGGCGTCCGCGCCCGTACTCGCGCGCCGCGCGAGGCTTGCCGAGTTGCACGGCCATACCGAGGACGCTGGCCGACTGCTCGCACAGGCCGGCGATCAGGACGGCTGGTATCACGTGCGTCGCGGTGAGCTGCTGTTTCGTGCCGGCGACCTGGACGGCGCCGAGCGCGAATACTCGAAAGCACCGCAAAGCTTCGCGCAGCTCGATCATCTGGCCGAGCTTCGCGCCGCGCAGGGACGCTACGACGAAGCGGTCGCGGCCTACAGCGGATTGTTCGAGCGCTCCGGCCGCGCCGAAACTCTGCAGGCCCTCGGAGACCTGTACAGTTTTCGCGGACAGCCCGAGCAGGCAAAGCCGTGGTACGACCGGGCCAGGGCCGCGTACCTCGACTCCGTCGCGGCCGGCAACAATCATTATCTCCACCACCTCGCGGAGTTTTATTGCGACAGCGAGGAAGACCCCGCCGAAGCGCTTCGCTGGGCGCGTAAAGACCTGCAGGTCCGTCACAGCATCTACGCGTGGGACGCGCTTGCGTGGGCGCTGTACAAGTCCGGCGATTTCGCCGGCGCCAGGGATGCCTCTGCGAAGGCAACCGCGCTCGGCACCAGGGACGCCCATCTGCTGTACCACGCGGCGATGATCTCGCTTCGCACCGGCGATGCGGAAAAGGGCCGGTCCCTGCTGCAGCAGGTTCTGGTCGTGAATCCGGCGTATAACCGTTTTCACGTTCACCGTTAG
- a CDS encoding CoA transferase — translation MAALEGLRIVDLTQWEAGTSCTQLLAWLGADVIKVEPPEGEPGRRLISERPDADAIYFLMFNSNKRSVTLNLKTERGRELLRRFISRADVVAENYANGVLEELGFSYDAMKAIKPDIIHASVKGFGSWGPWADYKSFDMIGQATGGVLAVTGTPETPPLKPGVTFGDTGAGLTLAVAVLAAYIERLRTGQGQSVEVSMQDAMFNFMRSALVAHYLTGGFPAMRYGNRMGLLCPTDLYATKGGGPNDYIYLMVTTARMWHAVLDVIGRPDLKGHDDYEIQRDRGNHWDEVSKMIGDWTAGHDKFEAMRLLGEAGVPCGAVMDTADLFQSEHLRARGMIARIDHPVRGSLELPGSPIKMGGGAETAITASPLLGQHTDEVLAEHGFNADEIEGLRQSGII, via the coding sequence ATGGCAGCTCTCGAGGGACTTCGGATCGTCGATCTCACCCAGTGGGAAGCGGGAACCTCCTGCACCCAGCTGCTCGCCTGGCTCGGCGCCGACGTGATCAAGGTCGAGCCTCCCGAGGGCGAGCCCGGCCGGCGCCTGATCTCGGAGCGGCCCGACGCCGACGCGATCTACTTCCTGATGTTCAACTCGAACAAGCGCTCGGTCACCCTCAACCTGAAAACCGAGCGCGGCCGCGAGCTGCTGCGGCGTTTCATCTCGCGCGCGGACGTCGTTGCCGAGAACTACGCGAACGGCGTGCTCGAAGAGCTCGGCTTCAGCTACGACGCGATGAAGGCGATCAAGCCCGACATCATCCACGCGTCGGTCAAAGGCTTCGGATCGTGGGGACCGTGGGCCGACTACAAGAGCTTCGACATGATCGGGCAGGCAACCGGCGGCGTGCTGGCCGTGACCGGCACTCCCGAGACGCCGCCGCTCAAACCCGGCGTTACGTTCGGCGATACCGGCGCAGGGCTTACGCTCGCGGTCGCGGTGCTGGCGGCTTACATCGAACGGCTTCGCACCGGCCAAGGCCAGTCGGTCGAAGTGTCGATGCAGGACGCGATGTTCAACTTCATGCGCTCGGCGCTCGTCGCGCACTATCTGACCGGCGGTTTTCCGGCGATGCGGTACGGCAACCGCATGGGCCTGCTGTGCCCGACCGATCTCTATGCGACCAAAGGCGGAGGCCCGAACGACTACATCTACCTGATGGTCACGACCGCCCGCATGTGGCACGCGGTGCTCGACGTGATCGGTCGCCCCGACCTCAAGGGCCACGACGACTACGAAATCCAGCGCGATCGCGGAAACCACTGGGACGAGGTTTCGAAAATGATCGGCGACTGGACGGCCGGCCACGACAAGTTCGAAGCGATGCGCCTCCTTGGTGAAGCCGGCGTGCCGTGCGGTGCGGTCATGGATACGGCCGACCTGTTCCAGAGCGAGCATCTTCGCGCGCGGGGAATGATCGCTCGCATCGACCATCCGGTGCGCGGCAGCCTCGAGCTGCCTGGCTCGCCGATCAAGATGGGCGGCGGCGCCGAGACGGCAATCACCGCATCTCCGCTGCTTGGCCAGCACACCGACGAAGTGCTCGCCGAGCACGGTTTCAATGCGGACGAGATCGAAGGCCTGCGGCAGAGCGGAATCATCTGA
- the hisF gene encoding imidazole glycerol phosphate synthase subunit HisF — MLAKRIIPCLDVKDGRVVKGVNFLGLRDAGDPVECASRYDAEGADELTFLDITASHEKRGIILDVVRRTAEQAFMPLTVGGGVRTVDDVRTLLHAGADKVSINTAAVSDPDFVRTAARAFGAQCIVVAVDARLRAGQTKIASEAEGGGVSGKPPWAARYPELLVDESTDEGWEIYTHGGRRPTGIDAVRWARRMEEFGAGEILLTSMDRDGTKAGYDVALTSAVAEAVGVPVIASGGVGTPAHMFDGLTAGKADAVLAASIFHYAEYSIGEVKEFLGQRGVCVRV; from the coding sequence ATGCTCGCCAAACGCATCATCCCGTGTCTCGACGTCAAGGACGGGCGCGTCGTCAAAGGCGTCAATTTCCTCGGACTGCGTGACGCGGGCGATCCGGTCGAATGCGCCTCGCGCTACGACGCCGAAGGCGCCGACGAGCTGACGTTCCTCGACATTACCGCAAGCCACGAGAAGCGCGGCATCATCCTCGACGTGGTCCGGCGCACGGCCGAGCAGGCGTTCATGCCGCTGACGGTTGGCGGCGGGGTGAGAACCGTCGACGACGTGCGCACGCTCTTGCACGCGGGCGCCGACAAGGTCTCGATCAACACTGCGGCCGTTTCGGATCCCGATTTCGTCCGCACGGCCGCGCGGGCATTCGGCGCGCAGTGCATCGTGGTTGCCGTCGACGCGCGTCTTCGCGCGGGGCAGACGAAAATCGCATCGGAAGCCGAAGGCGGAGGCGTGAGCGGCAAACCTCCGTGGGCTGCGCGCTACCCGGAGCTTCTCGTCGACGAATCGACGGACGAAGGCTGGGAGATCTACACGCACGGCGGACGGCGTCCGACCGGCATCGACGCCGTGCGATGGGCCCGCCGCATGGAAGAGTTCGGCGCCGGCGAGATTCTTCTGACGAGCATGGACCGCGACGGCACCAAGGCCGGATACGACGTTGCGCTGACGAGCGCCGTCGCCGAAGCCGTCGGAGTTCCCGTCATCGCGTCGGGCGGAGTCGGAACGCCGGCGCACATGTTCGACGGGCTCACGGCGGGCAAAGCCGACGCCGTGCTCGCGGCTTCGATCTTCCACTACGCCGAGTATTCGATCGGCGAAGTGAAGGAATTTCTCGGACAGCGCGGCGTCTGCGTGCGCGTCTGA
- a CDS encoding DUF4331 family protein, whose product MNPTPQLLLRAAAVLAAASLFSGQATAADHLEAPLVESDQGADIADVYAFVDPNDNAKVILAFDVHGFIVPGENGNAGGFDPNVQYRFNIENTGDAAPDVLINVRFDEQTSRSQPQMAHIVLNPKAGRAKELFEAPTTVGSATAADAPAPVVTTKAGVSFFAGITDDPFFFDIPAFQRFAGSVLAGTPDASALNRGRNTFAGYNIQMIALSVPANMLKGPAGDVIGVSATTLRNTEVHYSRTDDPLAEGRFVPIDRMGVPAINTVLIPFPRKNEYNRATTQQDAAGRFAGDIVATLTALGTDQAHIGILANVAVAHGDMLRLDTSLPNIGLQGGTNSGAGFPNGRRPADDVIDTVLFLVTNEQLTTGDHVDANDVAFRDTFPFFAAAQQPFAPGTVDDRTRN is encoded by the coding sequence ATGAACCCCACGCCTCAGCTTCTTCTGCGAGCGGCTGCCGTGCTCGCTGCAGCGTCGTTATTTTCCGGACAGGCGACGGCCGCCGATCATCTCGAGGCCCCGCTCGTCGAGTCCGATCAGGGCGCCGACATCGCCGACGTCTACGCATTCGTCGACCCGAACGACAACGCCAAGGTCATCCTGGCTTTCGACGTTCATGGCTTCATCGTCCCGGGAGAGAACGGGAACGCGGGCGGCTTCGACCCGAATGTGCAGTACCGTTTCAACATTGAAAACACCGGAGACGCCGCGCCCGATGTTCTGATCAACGTACGCTTCGACGAGCAGACATCGCGCTCGCAGCCGCAGATGGCCCACATCGTCCTCAACCCGAAGGCCGGCAGGGCCAAGGAGTTGTTCGAGGCTCCGACGACGGTCGGGTCGGCGACGGCCGCGGACGCGCCGGCGCCAGTCGTCACGACGAAGGCCGGCGTCTCCTTCTTTGCCGGAATCACCGACGATCCGTTTTTCTTCGACATACCGGCGTTCCAGCGGTTCGCCGGATCGGTCCTCGCCGGTACGCCGGATGCTTCCGCGCTCAATCGCGGCCGCAACACGTTTGCCGGCTACAACATCCAGATGATCGCACTGAGCGTGCCGGCAAATATGCTCAAGGGTCCGGCGGGTGATGTGATCGGTGTCAGCGCAACGACGCTGCGCAACACCGAGGTGCATTACTCGCGTACGGACGATCCCCTCGCCGAGGGCCGTTTCGTGCCCATCGACCGCATGGGCGTACCGGCCATCAACACGGTTCTCATCCCGTTCCCGAGGAAGAACGAATACAACCGCGCGACGACGCAGCAGGATGCGGCCGGCAGGTTCGCCGGCGACATCGTCGCGACGCTTACCGCGCTCGGCACCGATCAGGCGCACATCGGAATCCTCGCCAACGTGGCGGTCGCCCATGGCGACATGCTGCGCCTCGACACGAGCCTGCCGAACATCGGGCTTCAGGGCGGCACCAACAGCGGAGCGGGATTTCCGAACGGCCGGCGGCCGGCCGACGACGTGATCGACACCGTTCTGTTCCTCGTGACCAACGAGCAGCTCACGACGGGCGATCATGTGGACGCCAACGACGTGGCGTTCCGCGACACGTTCCCGTTCTTTGCCGCCGCGCAGCAGCCGTTCGCTCCCGGAACCGTCGATGATCGGACGCGCAACTGA
- a CDS encoding wax ester/triacylglycerol synthase family O-acyltransferase, translating to MQKFAYDHLTFLDNSFLILEKENTPMHIAGTATYDAEPLTKEDGGIDIDRIRAYIESRMHLIPRYRQRLQHSWFHSAPIWVDYEHFNIHYHVRHTALPRPGDERQLKRLAARIMAQHLDRTKPLWEIWIVEGLDDGRRVAMISKIHHCMVDGVSSVDLLNVLLTPKPLETFAAAEKYIPRPAPTELDLLLETAGTVARLPFDIGKNVTSLVTQMQDPVSDLRSRFRALREMVTTGFGVSETPLNQPVGPHRRFDSMKMKLSDIKAVKDALGGTVNDIVLATVAGAVRRFLTRRNVNCEFLDFRVMAPVSVRSQDERGALGNRVSAWIVPMPLGEPDATKRLEAIRQTTAHLKEAKQAAGAEMLTQVGEWTPSTVLSLASRMATRAIPFNLIVTNVPGPQVPLYMLGARMHDNFGFLPLMDGLCLGIVLFSYAGNLCWGFTCDWDLVPDLHDFVLDVDTSFGELRDAAAAVIAKREAAAPEVATEDAAHSEKTRTAARAKKPPTPAPVAAPSTDTRH from the coding sequence ATGCAGAAATTCGCCTACGATCACCTGACCTTCCTCGACAACTCGTTCCTGATCCTCGAGAAGGAAAACACGCCGATGCACATCGCGGGCACGGCAACCTACGACGCCGAGCCGCTCACGAAGGAAGACGGCGGCATCGACATCGACCGGATCCGCGCCTACATCGAATCGCGGATGCACCTGATCCCGCGCTATCGCCAGCGCCTGCAGCACAGCTGGTTCCACAGCGCTCCGATCTGGGTCGACTACGAGCACTTCAACATCCACTACCACGTGCGCCACACCGCGCTTCCGAGGCCGGGCGACGAGCGCCAGCTCAAGCGGCTTGCCGCGCGCATCATGGCGCAGCACCTCGATCGCACGAAGCCGCTGTGGGAGATCTGGATCGTCGAAGGTCTCGACGACGGCCGTCGCGTGGCGATGATCAGCAAGATCCACCACTGCATGGTCGACGGCGTCTCGAGCGTGGACCTGCTGAACGTGCTGCTCACGCCGAAGCCGCTCGAGACGTTCGCGGCCGCCGAGAAATACATTCCGCGGCCGGCTCCGACCGAGCTCGATCTTCTGCTGGAGACGGCCGGAACCGTTGCGCGCCTCCCGTTCGACATCGGCAAGAACGTGACCAGCCTCGTGACGCAGATGCAGGATCCGGTCTCCGACCTGCGTTCCCGCTTCCGCGCGCTGCGCGAGATGGTGACGACCGGCTTCGGTGTTTCCGAGACGCCGCTCAACCAGCCGGTCGGCCCGCACCGCCGCTTCGATTCGATGAAGATGAAGCTGAGCGACATCAAGGCCGTCAAGGACGCGCTCGGCGGCACCGTCAACGACATCGTGCTGGCGACCGTTGCCGGCGCAGTCCGTCGCTTCCTCACGCGCCGCAACGTCAACTGCGAGTTCCTCGACTTCCGCGTGATGGCGCCGGTCAGCGTGCGTTCGCAGGACGAGCGCGGCGCGCTCGGCAACCGCGTTTCCGCGTGGATCGTGCCGATGCCGCTCGGCGAGCCCGATGCCACCAAACGCCTCGAAGCCATCCGCCAGACGACCGCCCACCTGAAGGAAGCCAAGCAGGCCGCCGGCGCCGAGATGCTGACGCAGGTCGGCGAATGGACGCCGAGCACGGTGCTGTCGCTCGCCTCGCGAATGGCGACGCGTGCGATTCCGTTCAACCTGATCGTGACCAACGTGCCCGGGCCGCAGGTTCCGCTCTACATGCTCGGCGCACGCATGCACGACAACTTCGGGTTCCTGCCGCTGATGGACGGCCTGTGCCTCGGCATCGTGCTGTTCAGCTATGCGGGCAATCTGTGCTGGGGCTTCACGTGCGACTGGGACCTGGTTCCCGACCTCCACGACTTCGTGCTCGACGTCGATACGTCGTTCGGCGAGCTTCGCGACGCGGCGGCGGCGGTGATTGCCAAACGCGAGGCCGCCGCGCCGGAAGTCGCCACCGAGGACGCAGCGCACAGCGAAAAGACGCGCACCGCTGCGCGGGCCAAGAAGCCCCCGACACCGGCTCCCGTCGCAGCGCCGTCGACGGATACGCGTCACTGA
- a CDS encoding metallophosphoesterase: MTAPRFTTALLLAATFFVSACTHLSPYYRAGRMTLVPPSAAAQVDHRLLLVGDAGDADPNGEPALEMLGRQVRLLPDRTTVAFLGDNVYERGMPEAGESVAADEAAEAANAVLPKVFDSRHQAERLLDAQIDTVRDTPAEGIFIPGNHDWDPFAAGGWKRVLEQQNYLKAVSKMSPGVNVRMVPEGGCPGPVAIPLGKRGELIVLDTEWFLELAIKHDQPNDKPCPENNPTGCECTTEQDVVKALIAELREAAKEGRWAVVAAHHPLNSAGPHGGFVEPLTHLFPLRFMRHYLPWYFEWIPMPVLGTMAVLARQHFSPSPQDASNATNIHLRTLLRDAMAEAEKQDAPTLLYAAGHDHSLQVFKTARGPRYTVVSGLGATSRSSEVGSTHNTLFAHSSPKHTGFMQVDFLRSGEVRLSVFESESGKGDAGGEVYSLMLAEAGSPRGARKAITSEGLWKRARKRASAVWHKIDRD, encoded by the coding sequence GTGACTGCGCCCAGGTTCACAACGGCACTTCTGCTGGCGGCGACGTTCTTCGTCAGCGCATGCACGCATCTCTCGCCGTATTACCGCGCGGGACGCATGACGCTGGTTCCGCCGTCGGCCGCGGCCCAGGTCGATCATCGCCTGCTGCTCGTCGGCGACGCCGGCGATGCGGATCCGAACGGCGAGCCCGCGCTCGAGATGCTTGGCCGGCAGGTGCGCCTGCTGCCCGATCGTACGACCGTCGCGTTCCTCGGCGACAACGTCTACGAGCGCGGAATGCCGGAGGCCGGCGAGTCGGTTGCTGCCGACGAAGCGGCCGAAGCGGCCAACGCCGTTCTCCCGAAAGTCTTCGACAGCCGGCACCAGGCCGAGCGTCTGCTCGATGCCCAGATCGATACCGTCCGCGATACGCCGGCGGAGGGAATCTTCATTCCCGGCAATCACGACTGGGACCCGTTTGCAGCCGGAGGCTGGAAGCGCGTGCTCGAGCAGCAGAACTACCTGAAAGCGGTTTCGAAGATGAGCCCCGGCGTGAACGTGCGCATGGTTCCCGAGGGCGGATGCCCCGGGCCGGTCGCAATACCGCTCGGCAAGCGCGGAGAGCTGATCGTGCTCGACACCGAATGGTTCCTCGAGCTGGCGATCAAACACGACCAGCCGAACGACAAGCCCTGCCCGGAGAACAATCCGACCGGCTGCGAGTGCACGACGGAACAGGACGTCGTCAAAGCGCTCATCGCGGAGCTTCGCGAGGCGGCGAAGGAGGGACGCTGGGCGGTCGTGGCTGCGCATCATCCGCTCAACAGCGCGGGGCCGCACGGCGGCTTCGTCGAACCGCTCACGCATCTGTTTCCGTTGCGCTTCATGCGGCACTACCTGCCGTGGTACTTCGAATGGATTCCGATGCCGGTGCTCGGAACCATGGCGGTCCTGGCTCGCCAGCATTTCTCCCCGAGCCCGCAGGATGCCTCGAACGCAACCAACATCCACCTGCGAACGCTGCTGCGCGACGCGATGGCCGAAGCCGAAAAGCAGGATGCGCCGACGCTCCTCTATGCCGCCGGGCACGATCACAGCCTGCAGGTCTTCAAGACCGCGCGCGGCCCCCGCTACACGGTCGTGAGCGGGCTCGGCGCGACGTCGCGATCTTCGGAAGTCGGCTCGACCCACAACACGCTGTTCGCGCATTCGAGCCCGAAACACACCGGCTTCATGCAGGTCGACTTTCTTCGCAGCGGAGAAGTGCGCCTGTCGGTGTTCGAATCGGAGAGCGGCAAAGGCGACGCCGGCGGGGAAGTCTATTCGCTCATGCTCGCCGAAGCCGGCTCGCCGCGCGGCGCGCGCAAGGCGATCACGAGCGAGGGGCTATGGAAGCGCGCGAGAAAACGCGCGTCAGCGGTCTGGCACAAGATCGACCGCGACTGA